In Synechococcus sp. CC9616, the following are encoded in one genomic region:
- a CDS encoding aminotransferase class IV: protein MSQAVAWMDGEWSSPDELSIPVSDRGLRLADGVFETILTIGSKPQLLSLHLVRWRTGAELLAMQPPPQENDLEPLLMDAITRAQLGQSTGALRLNWSRGSTGGRGLVHPTSGKERFWLTLDPCEPEFKPVTTIISSHERRNANSRLSRCKTFAYGQAVLARREALAAGMDDALLLNTNGELCCSTSANLLVCRDGAWLTPPLSSGCLPGVMRARALATGLCREAWIGASLKPTDQALLINSLGCREIQSVNDKTLIRASQSQTLWGNLLL, encoded by the coding sequence ATGAGCCAAGCGGTTGCCTGGATGGATGGTGAGTGGAGCTCTCCCGATGAGCTCTCCATTCCGGTGAGCGATCGCGGCCTGCGACTGGCCGATGGCGTGTTCGAAACGATCCTGACGATCGGCAGCAAGCCACAGCTGCTGTCGCTGCATCTGGTGCGATGGCGAACAGGCGCCGAGCTCCTGGCCATGCAACCGCCACCGCAAGAAAACGACCTGGAACCGCTGCTAATGGACGCCATCACGCGGGCACAGCTGGGCCAGAGCACAGGTGCCTTGCGGTTGAACTGGAGCCGCGGATCGACAGGCGGTCGCGGCCTGGTTCATCCAACCAGCGGCAAGGAACGTTTCTGGCTCACCCTTGACCCCTGCGAACCGGAGTTCAAGCCTGTCACGACGATCATCAGTAGCCATGAACGTCGCAACGCCAACAGTCGTCTGAGTCGATGCAAAACCTTTGCCTATGGACAGGCGGTTCTGGCCCGTCGGGAAGCACTGGCCGCCGGGATGGACGACGCCCTCCTGCTCAACACCAACGGTGAACTCTGCTGCAGCACCAGCGCCAATCTGCTGGTGTGTCGTGATGGAGCCTGGCTGACACCCCCGCTCAGCAGCGGCTGCCTGCCAGGAGTGATGCGCGCCAGAGCCCTGGCTACAGGTCTGTGTCGGGAAGCCTGGATTGGGGCAAGCCTGAAACCAACGGATCAGGCCCTTCTGATCAACAGTCTGGGTTGTCGAGAGATTCAGTCCGTGAATGACAAAACTCTCATCAGGGCGAGCCAAAGCCAGACACTCTGGGGCAATCTTCTGCTCTGA